In Callospermophilus lateralis isolate mCalLat2 chromosome 18, mCalLat2.hap1, whole genome shotgun sequence, one DNA window encodes the following:
- the LOC143383160 gene encoding pregnancy-specific glycoprotein 22-like, which translates to MQAPSACPCRRGIPWQGVLVAVSLLIFWNPHPTAQLTIEPVPSNAAEGTDVLLLVHDVSKNAVGYTWYRGQITGRSHLIVSYSNITHSAIPGPAFSGRETIFPNGSLLFMNVTKEDTGFYTLRTTADNFDTEAATVEFRVHKERTPGLPVGAVAGIVTGVLVGVALVAALGCFLLHTRTGRASVQHGLRDHRTPASRPGQDPSESSTSLAPPPGHGAAVPIYQELLNPDLDIYCRADHKADISPVSLLTFWNPHPTAQLTIEPVPSDAAEGTDVLLLIHNASQNLIGYNWFKGKTADSSHEIISYLVSTQVSTPGPAFSGGEKIYSNGSLLIQNVTQNHTGFYTLQTVTANVIVELATGEFHVHGLVAQPSLRATNTEPHSVAMTCLSGDPGISITWIFNSQTLQLTDRMQLSPDHRTLSIDPVRQEDAGEYQCEASNPASSTRSDRYRLAVISEERTPGLPVGAVAGIVTGVLVGVSLVAALGCFLLHTRTGRASVQHGLRDHCTPASRPGQGPSDSSTSLAPPPGHGAAVPIYQELLNPDLDIYCRVDHKADVDS; encoded by the exons ATGCAGGCCCCCTCAGCCTGTCCCTGCAGAAGGGGCATCCCCTGGCAGGGGGTCCTGGTGGCAG TCTCTCTGTTAATCTTCTGGAACCCACACCCCACCGCCCAGCTCACTATTGAACCAGTGCCTTCCAATGCTGCTGAAGGGACAGACGTTCTTCTACTTGTCCATGATGTGTCGAAGAACGCTGTAGGCTACACCTGGTACAGAGGGCAAATAACAGGCCGCAGCCATCTGATTGTATCCTACTCGAATATCACACACTCAGCTATCCCTGGGCCTGCCTTTAGTGGTCGAGAGACAATATTCCCCAATGGGTCCCTGCTGTTCATGAATGTGACAAAGGAGGACACAGGATTCTACACCCTACGAACCACAGCTGACAATTTTGATACTGAAGCAGCAACTGTAGAGTTCCGCGTACACA AAGAGAGGACCCCAGGCCTCCCTGTGGGGGCCGTTGCTGGCATCGTGACTGGGGTCCTGGTCGGGGTGGCTCTGGTGGCTGCTCTGGGGTGTTTCCTGCTCCACACAAGAACTGGAAG GGCCAGTGTCCAGCATGGCCTCAGAGACCACCGCACCCCAGCATCAAGACCCG GCCAAGATCCCTCTGAGAGCTCCACCTCCCTG GCCCCACCCCCTGGCCACGGAGCTGCTGTCCCCATCTATCAG gaATTGCTAAACCCTGACCTGGACATCTACTGCCGGGCCGACCACAAGGCTGAT ATATCTCCAG TCTCACTGTTAACCTTCTGGAACCCGCACCCCACGGCCCAGCTCACTATTGAACCAGTGCCTTCCGATGCTGCTGAAGGGACAGACGTTCTTCTCCTCATTCACAATGCATCACAGAATCTCATAGGCTACAACTGGTTCAAAGGAAAAACAGCAGACAGCAGCCATGAAATTATATCATACCTGGTATCCACACAGGTGTCTACCCCAGGGCCTGCATTCAGTGGTGGAGAGAAAATATACTCTAATGGGTCCCTGCTGATACAGAATGTGACACAGAACCACACAGGATTCTACACTCTGCAAACTGTAACTGCCAATGTTATAGTTGAATTAGCAACTGGAGAGTTCCATGTACATG GGCTTGTGGCCCAGCCCTCCCTCAGAGCCACCAACACAGAACCACACTCTGTGGCCATGACCTGCCTCTCAGGTGACCCTGGAATCTCCATCACGTGGATCTTCAATAGCCAGACTCTGCAGCTCACAGACAGGATGCAGCTGTCCCCAGACCACAGGACCCTGAGCATAGACCCCGTCAGACAGGAGGATGCCGGGGAGTATCAGTGTGAGGCCTCCAACCCCGCCAGTTCCACCAGGAGTGACCGCTACAGACTGGCTGTGATCT CAGAAGAGAGGACCCCAGGCCTCCCTGTGGGGGCCGTTGCTGGCATCGTGACTGGGGTCCTGGTCGGGGTGTCTCTGGTGGCTGCTCTGGGGTGTTTCCTGCTCCACACAAGAACTGGAAG GGCCAGTGTCCAGCATGGCCTCAGAGACCACTGCACCCCAGCATCAAGACCCG GCCAAGGTCCCTCTGACAGCTCCACCTCCCTG GCCCCACCCCCTGGCCACGGAGCTGCTGTTCCCATCTACCAG gaATTACTAAACCCTGACCTGGACATCTACTGCAGGGTCGACCACAAGGCTGATGTGGATTCTTAG